In Heyndrickxia vini, the sequence GGGAAATGCTTCAACCGGGAATTAAAAATCTTGCTGGTGCTGTAACAAACCCAATGCAAGAAGCGGAAGCATCGAAAATCGCTCTTTTTGCGATTGCAGATTATTCTTGGAATACGAAAGACTTTAACGCTCAAAAAAGTTGGGATGACAGCTTTAACTATATTGAGCCAGATGCGACAAAACAGCTTCATACGTTAGCAAAACATATGTCGGACGCTAATCCTAATGGTCTTACCCTCTCGGAAAGTGAAGATATAAAGGGATTACTTGAGACCATCACATCCAAATTGAATAATGGGAAATCATTGAAAAAAGTTGCGCCAGAAACGATAAATGAACTCAAAAAAATCGCCGATGCTGCGGATGGATTTTTAGCAAAAACTAAAAATAAAAAGCTGAAAACAGAGTTAGCACCTTTTGTGAAAGCATTAAGAGATATGGTATTAGCGGACATTGAATTTATCAGAACTGAGCTCGCGATAGAAGCGGGAAATAAATCGAAAACCTATCAACACTTTTCAAAAGCAGCGATTTTACGCAAACAAAGCTTAAATTATGATCGCCCCACTTTAGAAGGTACATTGAAAACAAAACCGGCTAAGAAAAGACTGCAGCCATTTACTGATCAATTGGAGAATAAAATTTCATCAAAAGTGGCAAAGATGCTCGATATCCACTAAGTAACATCGGGACAGCGGACAACATGTCCACTGTCCCATTTTCTAGGATCGGGGACGTGCTTATGCAGTACCTTCAAATGAAGTATGTGTCACAAAATCAAAAGTATGGTGCGTAAACCGAAAGCTATGAGTTACAAATAGAAATCTATGATCCACAAATGGAAAAAAGGTAGATTTTCAAATGAGGGATGCGTCACAAAATCTAAAGTATGATGCACAAACGAGAATCTATGAGTTACAAATAGAAATCTATGATCCACAAATGGAAAAAAGGTAGATTTTCAAATGGGGGATGCGCCACAAAATCTAAAGTATGATGCACAAACGGGAATCAATGAGTAACAAATAGAAATCTATGATCCACAAAAAGAAAAAAGGCAGAATTACAAAAGGGTGATGCGTCACAAAATCCAAAGTATGATGCACAAACGAGAATCTATGAGTCGCAAACCGAAATCTATGATCCACAAACAGAAAAAGGTAGATTTTCAAACGAAGTATGCATATATCATATAATGGGGATATTTTACACCTTAATAAGATCGCAAAATCGCATGATGAATAGCTAAAGTTAAATATGAATAAAAGAAATTTCTAAAATGATCTCTTTGTTATATAATAGTAGATAGGAGGTGATTGGAAAATGAATGTTGATAAAGTGGAAAACATGTTATCACAATTAATTAGAATGGTAGGAACCCTTCAAACAGATGTAAAAACTCTTCAAACAGATGTAAAAACTCTTCAAACAGATGTAAAAACCCTTCAAACCGATGTTAAATCTATTCGGTCGGAGCAACAAGAAATGAAACGAGAACAACAGGGAATGAAGCAAGAGCAACAAGAAATAAAGCTAGTTCAACAAGAGATGCAAACAAAAGAAGAGGAACACCATAAAGAATTACTAAAACAATTAAAAGTTCTTGAAATTGATCAGGACTTTATTTGGGAGAAAACAGTACGGAACGAAAGAGAGATCAACCACATTAAAAGCAAATTAGGTTAACCACCATACCCTTCGACTATAATGCTACAGAAAGATCTCCTTAGGAATATGCGGAGGCATCTCATATTTTACTTTTCTAATTTACAGGAAATCACAGAACAAACTAAAGGCTATGTTAACATATAACATCTCAAAAGCTGATAATCTCCAATACTTTTTATTTATATTCGATAATTGAATCCATGCGAAAATTATTAAATACAAAGGATTATCCGCGGGAATATAAATGCGCCGAATCCATACACAGCTATGTTGCTGACATCGCAGAAGTTACTATTACCGAGGAGGAAGTCCTCTATTTAATGATTCATCTGGTACGTTTAGGATAGGAACAGTTCTCATGCTAATTCAGCATGAGAACTGTCCCTAATTTCATTGTTTCATATTCAATGGAGTCAGGCAGACTTAGCTATCGCTTATTTTTTCTTTTAATTCAGATTTGGCTTTGTCAACAACCTATTGGCTCGAGAAGAAAAAAGAGTAGGGGGACAGTTTTTAAATTGAACCATCCCCTTTTCTTCATATCCTCATTCGTTTTGTTCTTCAGAAACGTTTTCAGTAGTTCCTTCCACGTTCTCTTGAGCTCTTGGTTGTCCTCTGAAAAAGAAGTCCCATGGATTTCTTCTTTCTGGTTCAGTTTGATGAGGACGCTCCTGAATAACCTCAACATTTTTTGCATGGATGACAAGATTATCAACATGAATGACTTTTTCGCGTTTTTGATTAGACATAATTCCCCTCCTTTACTGCTTCCTATTTATTAATGGTATTCAATAAATAATAAATGGTATGGGCGCCGACAGTGATTCTGGTCTATTTTATCGATTAATAAAAAACCCCTGAATTATTTAACAATGGTATTAAAAAGGATGATTGCGAGGTTAAAACCATCAATTCTAAAAAACGATGGAGGGATTGAAGTGGGAAAGATTTTGGGATGGTTTACATTGGGAGGAAGAGGAACTGATTTGAGGAATAGTGGACTGCTTCACTGTCCAGCTCTTTTCATTTTTAGGACTTTTACACGATTGAATTCAATTTTTTTCATTCGTAAAATAAAATGGGATGGAAAATTCATGCAAAAGCAAGGGAGGATTTTCATACTGCCGTCTGAATCTTCCTAGCTTATTTAATATCAGGTAACCCAATATATATTGATTTTTTGCTTGCTTCAGTAAGGAAGTGTATATACATATGCACTAGTACGATTGAAATAGGGATTTTGAACTCTCCTAAAAATGTATGGATTTAGGTATAATGGAAATATATATCTATTATTTAGAAGGGGACAATAACTGTGAAAAAGCTTTTATATGTATTCTTATTTTTGTCACTGATTTTGGCGGCGTGCTCGAAAGATATTTCACAGCAAGCAAATGCAGATAAAGACAAAAAACAGCCCACTGAAGTGAAAAAAGAAGAGGAAAAGTCAGAAAGCGAGTACACGGCAAAGGAAGTAAAGTATTTTGACATTGAGATGCCGAAACGTGATTTATCGGATATTGAAAAAGAATTACTACGTTATCCCGGGAAATACAGTGGTGATCAATATGACGAAGAAAAAGTAAAAGAAGCGCTGGATCAGTTGCCCGATGACTTAACGAAAGAACAGTATTTGGAAGAGTTAAAGTTTTTATTGAGCGAGGATTATCATAAAGAAATGGAAACATTATTAAACTTTGATTCTACTGTTAATATTTCTGTTGATCGACCTGATGAGTCAGTTGAGATACCAGGCATGAAAACTGCACATTACGCCATTTTGATCGACGCTAGTGGTAGTATGAAAGCTTCTGTTGGTGGGAAATCAAGAATGGAAGCAGCAAAGGAAGCAGTTTTCGAATTTGCTGAGCAAATTCCGGAAAATGCGACTATTTCGATGCGTGTTTATGGTCATAAAGGCACTGGAAGTGATTCTGATAAAAAGATGTCTTGCAGCAGTTCAGAAAACTTTTATAATGATCGCTTTGACAGGTCAAAATTTAAGCAATCATTAAATAAGGTAAAACCGGCTGGCTGGACGCCCATTGGTCTTGCGTTAAATAAAGTAAAAGAAGATATTCCAAAAAATACAGATGAGGTTGTCGTATATGTAGTAAGCGATGGCATTGAAACATGTGGTGGAAACCCAGTAAAGGCCGCAAAAGCGTTAGTTTCCGCAGATATTGAAACGGTTGTAAACATAATCGGGTTTGACGTAGATAATAAGGGGCAGAAATTGCTGAAAAATGTGGCTACCGCTGGTAACGGGGAATTTACGTATGTTAATACGGAACGTGATTTGAAAAAGTATTTACAAGCACAATATGAAGAAATTCAAAAAGCATGGATCGAATGGAAGGAAGAAGGAAAAGGAAAAGCAATTGACTTAAAAGAAGAAAAGAAAACATTAGCGATAAATACGAAGGAAAGTATGAAAGAAAAAAGCATTCGTGAAAAAGAACGAATGAAACAAGCAGGGGAATATTTAAAAACGCGATTTGAGGATTACGGCCATCCTGCTAGACAATTATTCTCTAAGATTGTTGGTTACGGGGATAGTAAATGGAAGTATGCAGTCGATACAGGTAACCTTATGTGGAGAGAAGTTGTTGATAACGGCAATGATGAGTGGAGGAAATTTGTAGACGAGGGAAACAAAAAAATTAAAGAAACGATTGATAAGAAAAATGGTAACTAAAGTAAGGGGGACAATTTCCTTGCTTTTTTCTTCGCTCTTTTATTCAATTGCATAAGACTATTCTGAAAATGCAATACATCTAATTGCTTCTTATTCAATTTTACAAAATCGTATAGATGTCCAAAATCCACCATTTTTTACGTGGTCCCTAAAGCACCAAAAAAGCACACTCGATCGGATGAGTGTGCTTCAATATGAATCTATTCCACATTCAGTGCCAATTGAATCATCAGCTCAATGGCAGTGGGAATAGCATCTTCATCAATATCAAATAGCGGATGGTGATGCGGGTATTTGCTTTTTTCACTTTGCATACCAACATTAATGAAGGCACCCGTTTTTTCTTTTAAATAATACGAATAATCCTCTGCTCCCAAAGATGGATCCATTGGCTCAAACGCCTCTTCACCGAATGTATCCTGG encodes:
- a CDS encoding PRD domain-containing protein, whose translation is MRKLLNTKDYPREYKCAESIHSYVADIAEVTITEEEVLYLMIHLVRLG
- a CDS encoding VWA domain-containing protein, which codes for MKKLLYVFLFLSLILAACSKDISQQANADKDKKQPTEVKKEEEKSESEYTAKEVKYFDIEMPKRDLSDIEKELLRYPGKYSGDQYDEEKVKEALDQLPDDLTKEQYLEELKFLLSEDYHKEMETLLNFDSTVNISVDRPDESVEIPGMKTAHYAILIDASGSMKASVGGKSRMEAAKEAVFEFAEQIPENATISMRVYGHKGTGSDSDKKMSCSSSENFYNDRFDRSKFKQSLNKVKPAGWTPIGLALNKVKEDIPKNTDEVVVYVVSDGIETCGGNPVKAAKALVSADIETVVNIIGFDVDNKGQKLLKNVATAGNGEFTYVNTERDLKKYLQAQYEEIQKAWIEWKEEGKGKAIDLKEEKKTLAINTKESMKEKSIREKERMKQAGEYLKTRFEDYGHPARQLFSKIVGYGDSKWKYAVDTGNLMWREVVDNGNDEWRKFVDEGNKKIKETIDKKNGN